A region of the Leptospiraceae bacterium genome:
GCTTGATTTCACTTTCGATTTCTACATTTTGGTTTAATAACTTATCCACAACCTCTGGAGAAACATGTTGACCAAAGATACTCATCAATTGTTTTCTTTCTTCTAAATTCTCAATAGACTTTAAAAATCCATCTTTTATTTGTGAAGCGACTAATCCCGCTATACCGCCACCAATCAAAAAGAAAAATGCTCTAAGAAAAAAAGTTAAAACTTCAGAAGAAATCAAATGCAAATTTAAAATTTGATCTGTATAATAAAAATAAAGAGAAATGGATAGATATTCAATAGCTGCAACTGATGCAGTAAACATAGAAAGCTTTACATTCAATCGCATAGTAGAAAGCATGATAAAGAAAAAATAAAGCAAAATAATCGGGGAGAGAATTGCATCAGTAGGACTTTGAAATCTTGCAAAAATAAGAAGTCCGACAGATGGTAAACTGGTTTCAATGAACGCATTTACATAACGAATGATTTCCGGGGGTTGCGTTTTCTTTTCTATGAAAATGGAAAAAGCTTTTCTCGCAAGAAGCTCATAAGTTAAAAATAATCCCAGGACAAATACAGAATATTTCGTTCCATCTTTTGCATGTGGATATTTCTGCATAATAAAATCTGGAGAAACGAAATGAAGAAATAATTGCATACACAAAATCAGAAACACCAAGAGGGCAATAATAGTTACCCGCTTCTTCTCATTCAAGAGCGTCTGTCTAGCAAACTCATCTTGAAAGCTAGATTGAATTCCCGGCATGAGTAAATCTAAAAACTTTGGTCTTAAATGTTTCATTTGTTTCTCTTACACCGTATTCGTATCGAGCATCGTCTCGCTTATATAAGTATAAATTTTTTCGTCTTCATTTTCATCTGGATTTTCTAATACTCGATTTAAAACAGATTGAAGGATAGCGCCTAGTTTGCGTTTATCTAGCAAAGGGAATTTTCCAATGATTTGGTTTCCATTGACGGCTAATTCTTTTAGGACAAGAGGATTGTTTGAATTTAAAATACTGTAAATCGTTTTCTTGAATTGTTCAAAGGAATTTTTCTCGGAAAAAATTTCTATGTAACTTAAAAACCCTTCGAGGATAATTTCCATTTGTCGAATGCCTGTGTAGGCGACTACTTTAGAAAGAATTTTTCGAATCTCTATTGAATTCATTGTTTCAACTTTATAATTACAAAGAAATAAATCCAAGTAAAAAAGCGCGTCCTTTGTATTTGCTTTTGAGTAACGAAAATCTTTTAGGATTTGCTCTGCTTGAATTAAAATGTCTTTTTTAGGTAAAAGCCAATTTAGTAAATAAGCAAGCCTCAAGCCCAGAGGGGCTACTGCCAATTTGCCTAGACTCTGTAAATCCACATCGCTCGGATTAGAATGGAAATTTACTTTCGTGAATAACTCAAAGATTTTATTTTTATGAAGCTCTATGAGTCCAATGAAAGGATTATTAGAAGTTAAGATTTTATTTAACTCATCATGAAATCTTTCTCTAGAAATTTTTTCTGTAATATGTCTGGTTTGATAGATTGCTTTGTAAGTTTCAGGCTCGATTGTAAAGTCTAGCGTAGACTGAAAGCGAATAGCGCGTATTGGTCGCAGTCCATCTTCTCCAAATCTATCTAAAGGATTTCCAATAGTGCGAATGAGCCTTTTTTCTATGTCTTCGATTCCGTGGTTTTCATCGATTAGCCGCTCAGTGACTAGATCTAAAGCAATAGCATTCATAGTGAAATCTCTTCTCTTCATATCTTCTGAGAGACTAGCTCCAAATTCAATCTTGTCCGGTCGTCTTCCATCCGTATAATCAATGTCTTTGCGATAAGTTGTAATCTCATAGGCATTTTCACCTAACATGATAGTAACCGTTCCATGTTGAATTCCGGTTTCTATGACTCGTTTAAATTTTTTTTTGATTTCTTCCGGTAACATAGAAGTCGTAAGATCATATTCATGCGGTTTTTTCCCAAGGATTAAATCTCGCACAGAGCCACCGATTAGGAAAGATTCTTTTCCTGAATCATGAATTTGCTTAGAAATGAATTCTAAGTCTTTCTTGAAGTTTAAGGGGATACTATCTATTAGCTTCGTAACATTCAGCATTAGGAAAGAGCAAGCTCATCTAATTTTTCAGAAATTGCATCTAGTAAAACTTGTTT
Encoded here:
- a CDS encoding adenylate/guanylate cyclase domain-containing protein, which encodes MKHLRPKFLDLLMPGIQSSFQDEFARQTLLNEKKRVTIIALLVFLILCMQLFLHFVSPDFIMQKYPHAKDGTKYSVFVLGLFLTYELLARKAFSIFIEKKTQPPEIIRYVNAFIETSLPSVGLLIFARFQSPTDAILSPIILLYFFFIMLSTMRLNVKLSMFTASVAAIEYLSISLYFYYTDQILNLHLISSEVLTFFLRAFFFLIGGGIAGLVASQIKDGFLKSIENLEERKQLMSIFGQHVSPEVVDKLLNQNVEIESEIKHVCVMFLDIRNFTSFSENKSPVEVVNFLNTLFEFMIQIVNKNNGIINKFLGDGFMAVFGAPLSNGKDCVNAVQASKEILEKVKEYNATGKISPTKIGIGLHSGDAVTGNVGSDLRKEYTVIGDVVNLASRIEQLTKQYGEQILISEDVLQKATSFDYREIDTVRVKGRITPVKIYGLL
- a CDS encoding [cytidine(C)-cytidine(C)-adenosine (A)]-adding enzyme; this encodes MLNVTKLIDSIPLNFKKDLEFISKQIHDSGKESFLIGGSVRDLILGKKPHEYDLTTSMLPEEIKKKFKRVIETGIQHGTVTIMLGENAYEITTYRKDIDYTDGRRPDKIEFGASLSEDMKRRDFTMNAIALDLVTERLIDENHGIEDIEKRLIRTIGNPLDRFGEDGLRPIRAIRFQSTLDFTIEPETYKAIYQTRHITEKISRERFHDELNKILTSNNPFIGLIELHKNKIFELFTKVNFHSNPSDVDLQSLGKLAVAPLGLRLAYLLNWLLPKKDILIQAEQILKDFRYSKANTKDALFYLDLFLCNYKVETMNSIEIRKILSKVVAYTGIRQMEIILEGFLSYIEIFSEKNSFEQFKKTIYSILNSNNPLVLKELAVNGNQIIGKFPLLDKRKLGAILQSVLNRVLENPDENEDEKIYTYISETMLDTNTV